cacagatacagatacagggAAGGGAAGGTAAAGAGCGCCGAGAGCGGCACGAACGTGAGCAGCAAAAACTGTTAAGTGCGCAGAACCGGCTGAGCGAGTCGGGTCTGTTGCAGCGATGAAATCGCTGGATAGGGGGATTGCGGGAAAGCGACGGCAGCGGGGGCAGCGGGGCAGCGCGGGGAGCGGAATGGGACGTGGAGGACGTCAAGAACGCTTTGCGTCTAGGCCAGAATCGGTGGAAAACTTGGGGTCCAAAAGTCAAATTGCCGATGGAAAACCGAAAGAATCGATTATGCAGTCTCTTGGCTTTCTTCTACCATTTCCATCTTGGTGAAAAGGCAAACAGCGAACACAGCAGCtggaaacaaaaacaatatttagAAAGTCAGCGCGGTGGAGTCTGGAATGCGGTTGCCTATTAATCAGTACGTCAGATGATGATCACCGTCGTGATGATGGCCAGAGGGGCGGCGAAGGGCGAATGGAGTCGTGTGTGTTGATGGCTTGGCATACAAATCGATAAACAAATATAGCAAATACAGCGATTTTCCACTGTCTGCGTTAGcgcatttgtatctgtgttGGTTGATTAATCTGAACGCTgaagttcgttgcctaagtcttttgttttaatgAGCACATCATGAATTATGACTTTGATTTGTACTGCGCTGCGACCGCCAGACCGCCGAGTCGGAGTCGCAGAGTCGCCGGCGACTCATTAATGTTGCCACACTTAGCCTTAGCCTAAGGATTACAAATTAGCCTTTTTGTGGCTCTGCTGCCGAGGCGGCGGCGGGCGTGTCGCTGGCCGAGAAGAAAAATCACAAATGCCCAGCCATGCGCTCGGTTCGCAAGAAACCCGATGCTGATGCTGAAGCGTTTGCCTGGCAGGGAATCCACCGACGTCGCGTCGTGGCTTAAGTTTCAGGCCTCGAACATGAAAAACCTGGCTGATAAATTGTGCGCGATAAAGCCCAGGCGAGGAGTCTTGAGTCTTGAAAAGGGTTTCGTGATGTCGACTTCGTTCGGCATGAGAAATGAAGGCGACTgatgctgcggctgctgcccAGCGGCAACCTcgaccacaaaaaaaaaataaaataaaacacacaaaaagtaaaaaaaaaaaataaataaaacgacCAGAAACAAAGCTTAAGAATTTGTACGAAAATTTTTGCGCTTCGATTGCTGGAGCCGCTTTTGATCAGTGTCCAGCGACAAAGTCGAGGTCCCAGTCGTGGCCTCACCTTCGTATctctcctcctcctgctccaccTCCTCCCTCATTGGCGGAATGCCAATGCATGGGACGCATATCTGGGGGCATTTAACTTTTTCTTCCCATCGCCACAGGAATTTCTCCGTTTCTGGCGACAGAAATATTTCTGTCTTTGGTTCGTTCCTCTTCATAATTATGGGATATTTGTTCGAAGGAAATCGATAAATTAGGGAAGGAGGAGCGGCCATTTTGTGGATAATTAGTTGGGTGCTCTCTGCTCCGTGGGCTGGGCCGGGGCATCCACCTCCACAATGTGTTTGGTTGTCTAACTCCAACTCACCGCTGACACATGGCACACTTTCGCGGCCCACACGGAGTGGTGGCGACCAGCCCACGTAGCCCTTTTCATAAGAATCCCCATCATCTGTGCATATGAAATTGTATCTATCGGATGCAAATCAATGAAGTTGTCGCCGAAGATGCTCGACTACGCGAGCGGCTAAAACAGGTCGCTGACTAATGATAAGAGGCCGTCTGGGATGAGGAGCGAGACTGCGTGGGCTGCTAATTATTAACAACGCCAACTGGCACTGAGAGTCTCGCGCCCACTGGTTTCGTCTCTGAGATTTCTGCCTCATTTTATTGCTTccgagcaaacaaacaacCGGGCAAAGCTATTTCCGTTTACGATCCAAAGCTCGAACCGAAATTAATTTCTCAAACTGCCCGAGCATAAGTCAACTTCAACACCTACCCAACCTGGTGGGCTGTGCATATAATTGGACAGTTTAGGGTCAACCGAAACAAAACCCATTAGCCCGCATCGACACCCACAGTATTACATTATTACAACGATTTCCCTTTTGTCAACTCTCTTTGCAGTCTGCATCGGCACTAAATCTCGGCTCTCCGTGCCCTCCAACAAGGAACATCATTACCGGAACCTCAGAGATCGGTACACGAACTGTACGTATGTGGATGGCAACCTGGAGCTGACCTGGCTGCCCAACGAGAATTTGGACCTCAGCTTCCTGGACAACATACGGGAGGTCACCGGCTATATTCTGATCAGTCATGTGGACGTTAAGAAAGTGGTATTTCCCAAGTAAGTGctcaattaattaataagctTTAAATTCGAACAAAACAAGTTTGAAGAAAATTGTATAACTTACTAATAAGTCAAGTTAAAGCTATATTGTTATTGGACTAGACCTAATACCCTGTACTCTTTCTTACAGACTACAAATCATTCGCGGACGCACGCTGTTCAGCTTATCCGTGGAGGAGGAGAAGTATGCCTTGTTCGTCACTTATTCCAAAATGTACACGCTGGAGATTCCCGATCTACGCGATGTCTTAAATGGCCAAGTGGGCTTCCACAACAACTACAATCTCTGCCACATGCGAACGATCCAGTGGTCGGAGATTGTATCCAACGGCACGGATGCATACTACAACTACGACTTTACTGCTCCGGAGCGCGAGTGTCCCAAGTGCCACGAGAGCTGCACGCACGGATGTTGGGGCGAGGGTCCCAAGAATTGCCAGAAGTTCAGCAAGCTCACCTGCTCGCCACAGTGTGCCGGAGGTCGTTGCTATGGACCAAAGCCGCGGGAGTGTTGTCACCTCTTCTGCGCCGGAGGATGCACTGGTCCCACGCAAAAGGATTGCATCGCCTGCAAGAACTTCTTCGACGAGGGCGTATGCAAGGAGGAATGCCCGCCCATGCGCAAGTACAATCCCACCACCTATGTTCTTGAAACGAATCCTGAGGGAAAGTATGCCTATGGTGCCACCTGCGTCAAGGAGTGTCCCGGTCATCTGTTGCGTGATAATGGCGCCTGCGTGCGCAGCTGTCCCCAGGACAAGATGGACAAGGGGGGCGAGTGTGTGCCCTGCAATGGACCGTGCCCCAAAACCTGCCCGGGCGTTACTGTCCTGCATGCCGGCAACATTGACTCGTTCCGGAATTGTACGGTGATCGATGGCAACATTCGCATTTTGGATCAGACCTTCTCGGGCTTCCAGGATGTCTATGCCAACTACACGATGGGACCACGATACATACCGCTGGATCCCGAGCGACTGGAGGTGTTCTCCACGGTGAAGGAGATCACCGGGTATCTGAATATCGAGGGAACCCACCCGCAGTTCCGGAATCTGTCGTACTTCCGCAATCTGGAAACAATTCATGGCCGCCAGCTGATGGAGAGCATGTTTGCCGCTTTGGCGATCGTTAAGTCATCCCTGTACAGCCTGGAGATGCGCAATCTGAAGCAGATTAGTTCCGGCAGTGTGGTCATCCAGCATAATAGAGACCTCTGCTACGTAAGCAATATCCGTTGGCCGGCCATTCAGAAGGAGCCCGAACAGAAGGTGTGGGTCAACGAGAATCTCAGGGCGGATCTATGCGGTAAGTTCTTAACAATCTTGATATCAGTGCAACATAATATCATAATGCatatttttgcaatttgcagAGAAAAATGGAACCATTTGCTCGGATCAGTGCAACGAGGACGGCTGCTGGGGAGCTGGCACGGATCAGTGCCTTACCTGCAAGAACTTCAATTTCAATGGCACCTGCATCGCCGACTGTGGTTATATATCCAAGTAAGTATAAACAGCACACAAGATAAATCAAATGAACATCAGTTAACCGACGCTTGTTACTCTCCTTCAGTGCCTACAAGTTTGACAATAGAACGTGCAAGATATGCCATCCAGAGTGCCGGACTTGCAATGGAGCTGGAGCAGATCACTGCCAGGAGTGCGTCCATGTGAGGGACGGTCAGCACTGTGTGTCCGAGTGCCCGAAGAACAAGTACAACGATCGTGGTGTCTGCCGAGAGTGCCACGCCACCTGCGATGGATGCACTGGGCCCAAGGACACCATCGGCATTGGAGCGTGTACAACGTGCAATTTGGCCATTATCAACAATGACGCCACAGTAAAACGCTGCCTGCTGAAGGACGACAAGTGCCCCGATGGGTACTTCTGGGAGTATGTGCATCCACAAGAGCAGGGATCGCTAAAGCCATTGGCCGGCAGAGCAGTTTGCCGAAAGTGCCATCCCCTTTGCGAGCTGTGCACCAACTACGGATACCATGAACAGGTGTGCTCCAAGTGCACCCACTACAAGCGACGAGAGCAGTGCGAGACCGAGTGTCCGGCCGATCACTACACGGATGAGGAGCAGCGCGAGTGCTTCCAGTGCCACCCAGAATGCAACGGTTGCACTGGTCCGGGTGCCGACGATTGCAAGTCTTGTCGCAACTTCAAGTTGTTCGACGCGAATGAGACGGGTCCCTATGTGAACTCCACGATGTTCAATTGCACCTCGAAGTGTCCCTTGGAGATGCGACATGTGAACTATCAGTACACGGCCATTGGACCCTACTGTGCAGCTAGTCCGCCGAGGAGCAGCAAGATAACTGCCAATCTGGATGTGAACATGATCTTCATTATCACTGGTGCTGTTCTGGTGCCGACGATCTGCATCCTCTGCGTGGTCACATACATTTgtcggcaaaagcaaaaggccAAGAAAGAAACAGTGAAGATGACCATGGCTCTGTCCGGCTGTGAGGATTCCGAGCCGCTGCGTCCCTCGAACATTGGAGCCAATCTATGCAAGTTGCGCATTGTCAAGGACGCCGAGTTGCGCAAGGGCGGAGTCCTCGGAATGGGAGCCTTTGGACGAGTGTACAAGGGCGTTTGGGTGCCGGAGGGTGAGAACGTCAAGATTCCAGTGGCCATTAAGGAGCTGCTCAAGTCCACAGGCGCCGAGTCAAGCGAAGAGTTCCTCCGCGAAGCCTACATCATGGCCTCTGTGGAGCACGTTAATCTGCTGAAGCTCCTGGCCGTCTGCATGTCCTCACAAATGATGCTAATCACGCAACTGATGCCGCTTGGCTGCCTGTTGGACTATGTGCGAAATAACCGGGACAAGATCGGCTCTAAGGCTCTGCTCAACTGGAGCACGCAAATCGCCAAGGGCATGTCGTATCTGGAGGAGAAGCGACTGGTCCACAGAGACTTGGCTGCCCGCAATGTCCTGGTGCAGACTCCCTCGCTGGTGAAGATCACCGACTTTGGGCTGGCCAAGTTGCTGAGCAGCGATTCCAATGAGTACAAGGCTGCTGGCGGCAAGATGCCCATCAAGTGGTTGGCACTGGAGTGCATTCGCAATCGTGTATTCACCAGCAAGTCCGATGTCTGGGCCTTTGGTGTGACAATTTGGGAACTGCTGACCTTTGGCCAGCGTCCACACGAGAACATCCCCGCTAAGGATATTCCCGATCTTATTGAAGTCGGTCTGAAGCTGGAGCAGCCGGAGATTTGTTCGCTGGACATTTACTGCACACTTCTCTCGTGCTGGCACTTGGATGCCGCCATGCGTCCAACCTTCAAGCAGCTGACTACGGTCTTTGCTGAGTTCGCCAGAGATCCGGGTCGCTATCTGGCCATTCCCGGGGATAAGTTCACCCGGCTGCCGGCCTACACGAGTCAGGATGAGAAGGATCTCATCCGAAAATTGGCTCCCACCACCGATGGGTCCGAAGCCATTGCGGAACCCGATGACTACCTGCAACCCAAGGCAGCACCTGGTCCTAGTCACAGAACCGACTGCACGGATGAGATACCCAAGCTGAACCGCTACTGCAAGGATCCTAGCAACAAGAATTCGAGTACCGGAGACGATGAGACGGATTCGAGTGCCCGGGAAGTGGGCGTGGGTAATCTGCGCCTCGATCTACCAGTCGATGAGGATGATTACCTGATGCCCACATGCCAACCGGggcccaacaacaacaacaacataaaTAATCCCAATCAAAACAATATGGCagctgtgggcgtggctgccgGCTACATGGATCTCATCGGAGTGCCCGTTAGTGTGGACAATCCGGAGTATCTGCTAAACGCGCAGACACTGGGTGTTGGGGAGTCGCCGATACCCACCCAGACCATCGGGATACCGGTGATGGGAGTCCCGGGCACCATGGAGGTCAAGGTGCCAATGCCAGGCAGTGAGCCAACGAGCTCCGATCACGAGTACTACAATGATACCCAACGGGAGTTGCAGCCACTGCATCGAAACCGCAACACGGAGACGAGGGTGTAGGCTCCAGTCGAGTAGGAGCAATTGCCAATGAAGAAGGAGAATCTTGCCAAGTGCCTTTGGAAGCCATGCGGATATGCCTTTGCTGGCTGTTATCTTAGATAGGAGCCCGTGCGCCTGTACAGAGCCTAGAACGACCCATAGATTTGTAAATTACTCTCTAGTGTACTTAGCCAGTCCCCCTGCATCTTTGTGTATACTTCTCTATCCTAGCCCGTAAACCAGTAGTCAGCAGGGATCGTCGTCGCGGTCCTGCGCTTGTAGAATCCATGTAATTACGAGAACAAAACACCGATAGTGCATTTCTTAGACGCCTCCGCCATGCCAAATTCGAAGAGATCCCGGATCCGGATCGGCTCCGCCGGAGGGCACACACTAAGCTAAGCCGATGTCCACTTCTCTCGGGCGTCAATTACTTCTTGTACTTGTAGTTAGTAGTAGTCGTCTCTTTTAGCGCCTAGTTTCCAACTGTGATATAGTTTGTAGGACTCGACCTAAGGACTTCTAACACGATGAACAAATCGAACGACTCGAAACAGttaagcaaatgaaaatagtGACAAAGTACCGATCTTATGCAATTTTAGGCCAAGTTTCAAATCCCATTCGATATATCAAGTTTGACAATCAAATCCCGAGCGTGCCATGCATCGATCGATGCAAATCTCCTAAAGATTTCGAATACCTTGTTGGCACAATAGAGTGTAAGCGAATGCCTAGCCGATATGTTACTGATCAAAGATACATAAGTAATCCACACAAACATATACTtttaatatacaatacatgtaCACGTGTAGATTTGCCAAGTTATGCCTACTGaataagttaatttaatttaatatagaCTATTTACATGTATGTGGAaagtatatatacacaaataaaattatttttcaataaaactttaaatcttttatttttcggGTTTACGAGTTAGTAAGGTGTGGTTAAATGTAACCAATAATTTTGAATTCTATGTAAAGTACATGTGTAAGAAAATTAAAGGAAGACCTTTTTGACATGTAAAATTCACGTACTTAGTTACATTTTACTTGTACAAATTATCTACATACTTTACCGGTTGCGCCGGCTTGATAACCGGTTGGTGCCCGCCAAgaatacaaatttcaaattaagcATCCAAAGAGGAAATTCAACAGTTTACACGtatgttttttctttatttaaatattcaattgaGTGGTTGTTCTATAGAGGGCGTGGTCGCAAACTGTATTTCgttaaatatatctatatttgCATGTAATTGTATTTGAATTGGTGTAGACTATTTAGACGTCGGATCGTatatattgaaaaagttaTCCCATAGTTTACATTCATAAAGGTTCAATTACATCAATTAAGTACTACAAAACTATTTTCGCTGTGAGTTGATACTACCATAGTTTTCCGTGTGTGTTACAATAATTTAAGCCAGCTAATATCCCTGGCCAACTTGATTTAATGAAACAACTTAGGGTCTTTAGCATTAGGTGGTACACTTAGAGAAAACAATATCGACTTAAAATCaaggctaaaaaacaaaatcagtGCTGGGCTCTTGGCTCTGTAAATGCTTAATAATACACACGAGCGTGTTTGCGTTCAGTGTCCGTGCCAGCAAACTTAATTGataaacattaaataacatttggattcagattcagaacTTGCATCCTCACCGAACGGTGTCCAAGTATTTCTAAATTATGTATTTTACTGCTCAGAGCAGCAATGCGCAGTCCCCAAAACGGTGTTGGATCGAGTTTTAGTGTGTTAGATATATAAACAATTCGGCGTTACACttgatttttcatttgcccTTCTCAGTACATTGTATCACTTGGAATTGTTCATAGACCACTCTCCCCACCTGCGATTCTGGGTCACCTAACCCAGATCAATTAGCGCCTGCAACGCACATGGATCAGACGCCCGCGTCGCAAAGAGCCCGATGCCGAACCCGAACCCGAGTCCGAACCGGAGCCGGAAACAGAAGCCACAGAAGCCGACGGAATCAGGGCCACATCTGCAGCTTCTTGGGGAGCTGGGGAATCCCTACCCAGAGCCTATCACATTGGAACGCGTCGCGCCAGCAGATACTCGGAGAACTGCTGGCCCCCAACGCTGGCCTCGATGGTGAAGCCGGCGTTGAGGAGTCGGGTGAGCACCTGCACCGAGTTCAGCTTGCAGTAGCCGTTGAGGGGGAAGCGAATGATTTGCCCCCAGTCGCCCTGGTTCCAGGACACTCCGCTGCGACTCGACTGTGTCGCTTGGCTGGCCTCCGGGAAGAGCTCGTCGAGCAGAGCCCGTTCTGCCGACAGCATTATGCGTTCGCCAAGGTCTGGCGAGATGTGCAGCGCCACTACCTCGTAATTGCACTCCGGCGATGCGCTGGTCCTCGGGCTCGTCTTGATGTGGCGAGCCGGTGGAGTGGGTGGCGCCACCAAATAGTTGCCATTGCGAACGCGATCCTTGCGCATGCTTTCCAGCTGCTTAATCATCGCTGTGGGCACATCGATTGGTCATGTGGAGAGGGAATGGAGACAGGGAGAAGAGCAAATTAGCTATAATCGCTGGTAGGCATAACGAGGTTCGATGCACAGAGAAAAAGTATCAAGTGAGAAGTCAAATCCCAAGTGTaacttataataaatttaacatAGAATATGTAAGCTTTTTACTCCATATGGAAGTTGAATACTTACGCTCCACTTCGTAGTAGCGAGCctcctccagcagcagctccaggTCGGGAAAATCCTCGGCAATCAGAAGTCTTGAGTTTCTCATAAAGTTCAGAATGTGGCGGAACATGCCCCCGTCGCGATCGATGAAATAGTGCTGCTTCAGCGAGTCCAGCACGATGGGTATCTGGCCATTGAAGAGCTTGGCCAGCTTCGACTCCGGGTACTTGGTGAGCGTCTCCAGTGAGCTGGTGTAGATGGTCCCGCCCACGTCGATGTGAACGGGCGCCGTATAGCGGGAGGCGGCGGCCACACACGGAATCCCGGTGATGGGCTTGTGGTTGCCGTGCAAATAGGAACTGGCCCCCGCCGATGAGGCTCCTCcgacggcggcggcagcagctgccACCGCTCCGGGCAAGCCCAGCGGCGTCACTGAGGAACTGGCGGGTGGCGTCGGTGTGGGCGAAGAGGAGTTTGAGATCGTTGGCGAGACGGTTGGCGAGGAGCTGCGGGCGAAAGCCGTTCACGAATTCACAATGAGAATGTTTGCGACAAAGAGGAATGGCAATGTGGCGTGGAAGCTCGCATCCATCATACAATCGATGGAGTACTCTGCATTCCACTGCACTTTGTAGCTGCCAGGATGTTCttaaaacttttgaaaataccaaataaaaacaataaattctaCAAAATCGTAGAATAGTGTTGTATATTCCATACCTTACTACCCTAATTATTATCTTTGCCCATAAAGCCCAAGCTTACCTGATTTTAATATCGCTTCTGGCGTAAATGCGGCCCGTGGAGGATAAGTCGCGTGGCTCCAGGGCCTTGACATCTCTTTCGCGCTCTCGGTCCATATCGCATTTTTTCCTGCAACCAAGAATCAAATGAATTCCCAGTTAATTATCACATAATATACAAGTAATGAGAGCAGATTATATAAGTCGGTGGGGGGGCTTCGAAAGCGCTAATCATGAGAACCAATTTGTCCCCCGCGCCAAACTGAAATTGACTTGACTCTGATTACGGACAGCCACATCGGCGGAGGACAGCAAACGTGACAACGAAAATGCCGCGACGGGCCAAACATGGCTTGCAGCTCTCCACAGGGCCCATAAaagttcacacacacacacacacactcaggcATTCAGACCGATTTGTAGGGAGGCAGAGCCAAGTCGtacgtacgtacatatatagatatatatatatatttcatatggCCACGGTCTTGGGCTGATTGTGTGGGAATATTTGGATTTTCACTGCGTTTCCATCTCGGTTACGGGGCGTCGAGCCCGAAGCGATCGGCTCTCTGCAGCTTCGTTCGTGGACAAGACCAAATCGCCATTCCCGCATGGCTTATACCATATAGCAGCCCAAACTGGGCGGCCTGTGGATGCAGTTAATGTTAACGGCCATCGAGTGCATCGTTTTAGCCACTCGTCGATGTGGTTGTATTGGCCGGAAGGGTTGCCAGTCGAATTTCACACGAAAATCACATTGTTTCGCGGTGGAAAGCGGGGCAATGTGCGATGTGGGCTCGCCAATTATGACGTGTCAGTCGGATGCGtgccacatggcgtatgcgcaacgcGCCCGCTGAGCCGACTTAACAAAGTCAACACCAATTACGTGGCTACATCTAAATCTGCAAAGCGAGAGCCAaagccatcatcatcatcaccatcatcagcatcatcattagtatcagtttcagttccTCCAAGTCCAGGACcgcaaattaataaaactcaATCAACCGGCAAGCGAACCACTCAAAACGAGTTGGCCCCATATGACAAATGTTCACATGCTTTATGCACATTAACTTGGCTTATACACAGTTTTCTTCAGTTATGAATGTACGTTACGATGTAACTACCTTTGAATGGGTAGCTTAGCTGGGACATAAGCAATTAACCTACTTAATAAGGCAATATTTTCTGTATTTATAGTAGTTAAACATATTCATTTAATAAGATGACAAAGAATTCGGCCATATTCCATATACTTTCTCAGCAATGTGATAATGGAATGTCCGTATCTGAAATTTATATTACCGATCACATTGCCCCTTGAAGAGCATTTATTCTTCGCTTCGCCACAAATCACCGCTGTCCATCTAGCTAAACAAGTTTgctttttttaaatgtttgagGCCCTGCGGCCACGACGACTCGGGCTGGGTAATTACGATTTGATTAACTTTAACTACATGAACATTCAAATGCGAATGGGAACCGGAGAGGCAGTGGATGTACAAGCTTACGAGTGTACGATTGTGCGAGGGCTAAAAAGCGAATAGAAACGTAAGGAGCGGCGGACGTCGAACAGGGTTACGGTTTCCAATGGAAACCAAGAGAgttgcacaaaaaaaattgcacaaaataAATGGCTGCAAGGCATTCTCATGGTAGCAATGGCGATTGAAGGGGTTCCAGAAATGGGTGGCATATACAGCtggatttttattaatttacgCCAATTATAAAGCGTGAGTAATGCGTTCAATCAAACATCGGATATTCGTTTATGGGATCTGGCTTAATGGTTTCCTAGCCAATATCCTTTACCACACCGCACCACACCGCacccctctctctctcgttCTTCTACTCCTACTCCTTCCTGGCCACATTCCTCCTAGGGCcaactgctgcagttgcagccaCAAAATATGCAATGCCTGAGCTCTGGCTTGCCAcacaaacaattcaatttcaattgcttTGCGGCCCACTTGAGCAggtgcaacaacaacaacaagctccacacacacacacacacacacacacacacaccgagtTTGGGACACACATGGaagtgtgtgtgggtgtggacACCCAGAGCTAACGGtattgtatataagacaagcACTGCAGTTTGCATCCTATTCTAGTCCATTACCGCCGCAAGCGGTATCTTTTCTATGCCGTCTAGTAGCAGGATGAGCCGAGCAGTGGGCGCGGGGGGGTAATGTGGCAAGGGGCTGAGGGGCAAGGCTGCAGGCTGGGCGGGGGCCGAGTTGCTGGAGTTGTTCGCAGCGCCTTTGGTTACACTTGAGATGAGACCCAGAGCTGAGCACGTGAGATATGAAGGGAATATGTcgaattttccaaatttataACTTCCAGAAAAGTAGAAAGTATTCCTCAGATCTTTCAATCTGAACAATCCTAACTTGGcttatcttttttttatgaaaatagcTTTTACATGCAATAAtagaatataaaatataaattttaatttatattcataaGCAACGAAGGATCAGTTGATCCTTCTTTCGCATGCTGCGCACCTCTGACCAATATGAATATTGAAGAGTTGCCTTTGCCGTAGTCATATTTGTCAACCGACTTCCTTCCCCGCATCATTTTGGCATCCTGGCAATCCGGCCTGCTGCTCTGCATGCACTCGTCCTTTCTGTGGTCATTATTTGACATCTTTGCCTGGCGCAGGTTCTGGTTTTAATGGCAATGCCATTAACTCTTAACTCTTGGCATTGCACATTTGCTGGGACGGAGACTTCCTCTTCTACTTCTGACGGAGGAGTTTCATGTTTCATTCGGCTCCGGGAGAAAGAGATGACTGCTGTGAGCTTATTAGTTTTCCATTGTTCAGATTGTGAGTGCGGAGCTGGATATCAGGTTGCTGACCAGTCCGGGATGAACTGGCCCCGGGGCGAAACCATTTTCCAAGATGGAATTATGGACAAAACTGGCCGTTGGCACATGCTCAATGCTCGAATCCTGGGTGGATAACCGGTGTGGGAACCCGCCCATTTCAGTGCCACCCAGGCAATTCGCCACGACTTGGTCTGCTCGGTTTTCGGATCGGATGGCACTGCTGGCATTCCCTGGCCCTCCCAAAACAGgacaaaagcgaaaacaaaagccaagaaATGAGCTAAAGTGCAGACCACACCacatcacacacacaccctcATCCTCATtctcgtcgtcgtcctcatcCTTGTCCACACGGAGATAGCGAGACACACACCTAGGCAGAGCATCAGACGTTGACGACTGCGACGCTGACTATGTAACCCTAGTAAATGTCCTGCGGCTAGCCAACCTTCCGCACACAAAGGCCAGACAGCCCGAGTGTCCTGGTTGGTAGCCGCACTTACAAAAATGATAGAGGTATCTTATTCCATCGAATGATTACAATTAATAAAActtactattattatttaaaactaacGCGAAGTGTTAACAGTATATTTGTCAGAAAGTATTCTACGTGCATGATTGATATTTTTGTACTTTCCAGTAATACGTTTTTTCCAGTGTCGAAGGAGAAGGCTAGCTGggtgagagcgagagagctaGCGAAAAAGGGCAAAAGCTGACTAGGCCCGCGGCGATCGTTTGGAATTAGTGCGGAAATCATGGATGGATACGAAACGAAACCAAGCAAGGAAAGcgagccaagccaagccaagccgaGCCAAGGAGTACGGAACACGGGCGGAACTGGGGCCCAAAGGACCCTCGGAAGGTGGAGAGCTTATTCATCAACACACAGCGCTATGGAAAGCGTAGGAGGAGCCGGAGCAGGGGTGTGGCCATGCGGCCCCCGAATGTAATCCACTGGGGCTATGCACGAGCGAGTGCCCACTGTAGTTGGGCAAGGTGCCCGTGCCCGGTGTTTGGGATTGAAACTTGGGGTTATCCTACCCGCACACCACCTCTTTCCCGCCCATTTGGTTCTGGGGTGGTTCCTTCA
The sequence above is drawn from the Drosophila melanogaster chromosome 2R genome and encodes:
- the twz gene encoding tiwaz, isoform A: MDRERERDVKALEPRDLSSTGRIYARSDIKISSSPTVSPTISNSSSPTPTPPASSSVTPLGLPGAVAAAAAAVGGASSAGASSYLHGNHKPITGIPCVAAASRYTAPVHIDVGGTIYTSSLETLTKYPESKLAKLFNGQIPIVLDSLKQHYFIDRDGGMFRHILNFMRNSRLLIAEDFPDLELLLEEARYYEVEPMIKQLESMRKDRVRNGNYLVAPPTPPARHIKTSPRTSASPECNYEVVALHISPDLGERIMLSAERALLDELFPEASQATQSSRSGVSWNQGDWGQIIRFPLNGYCKLNSVQVLTRLLNAGFTIEASVGGQQFSEYLLARRVPM
- the twz gene encoding tiwaz, isoform B, which gives rise to MQVRTPFVALDQRSPLTVDSSCPKRKKCDMDRERERDVKALEPRDLSSTGRIYARSDIKISSSPTVSPTISNSSSPTPTPPASSSVTPLGLPGAVAAAAAAVGGASSAGASSYLHGNHKPITGIPCVAAASRYTAPVHIDVGGTIYTSSLETLTKYPESKLAKLFNGQIPIVLDSLKQHYFIDRDGGMFRHILNFMRNSRLLIAEDFPDLELLLEEARYYEVEPMIKQLESMRKDRVRNGNYLVAPPTPPARHIKTSPRTSASPECNYEVVALHISPDLGERIMLSAERALLDELFPEASQATQSSRSGVSWNQGDWGQIIRFPLNGYCKLNSVQVLTRLLNAGFTIEASVGGQQFSEYLLARRVPM